CAATTTCTGGGTGGATCCACTCTCCCTTGTAGTTAGGATTGTCAATCTGTTTGGGTTTCCATTCTCCCTAGAGGGGGAAAAAGGTAGAATAATTAAAActgttgaaattaaaatgagtaCATATGATGATCAGGTCAGTTGCAAAACATCCCTTCAATTTTTGCTAACAGGGTTGTCCACCAACCTTGTAGTCTGGGTTGTCGATCATTGGAGGTTCCCATTCACCATCAATCTCATCATCCCAGTCATCAGGCTTCTTGGCATCAGGGTCAGGGATGTGCTGAGGCTTGTCCCAATCCTGAAGCAGAGAATTCTCACATTAAATTACACTGTGCTCATGTGTGTAAATTAATGTGCTCAAAAAATAATTCGCACTTCTTCCCAAAGTAAAAACCAAACTTCCTTTAACATGCAAATAACCTTAAGATTCTATGAATTCTTTTCTATATACCCTTGCAAGTCAGCTACAAAGTGGTAAAAAGATTTTACAAGTTCACAGGGTTACCAGATTAGACACTGAACTCACCTCAGTTAAACCTAACACACAACACTATTAAATTTACCTCAGGTTTCTTATCCTCTGGGTCATCAATCTTCTTTTTATCATCCCAGTCCTCTGGTTTCTTGGCCTCAGGATCTTTTATCTTCTTTGGTGGCAGGAAATCCCAGTCAGCTTCAAGCTCGCCACTTTCAACCTTCTCTCCATCAATACGAACCTCATAGGTGTTATCAGACTTCACAATCAGTGTGTAGAGATGGGTGAACTCATCGTCCTGAGAGAAAAATCTGCTGGTTAGGCAAGTATAAACTGTTGACTTGGAAGAGAGGTTTTTCGTGAATTTAATTAGCTTGGAAGCAAGTATTTTGAGATTCAATGCATTTGGTGGACAAATATCAAAGAAACTGAGATGAACCCACAACCCTTGACTAAACCTTTGCACTTGCAACTTCATTCATACATGTAACATCCTTTATATCATGCAACTTGCAATTGGTTTGAACAGATATCTCACTTTTCATTTATCTTTCTCCCAGTTTCCCCAccacaaaatgtattttatcataTGTAtttatatgcttttttttttttttgtatttagttCACCTTTTCACCATCCTTATACATGTTAAAAGTTTCAATTCATTGAACTGACACTTGAATACTATTAAGTTCCTATCTTTTTCACTACTTCTCTATCCTAGccttaaaatgctttttttgtgttttgagaatttggtgccaTATTAGAACAATAAGTCCAAGAGATAAATACTACCCCTCGATTATTTCAGAGTGGAAGGCCAACTAAAATTCTCACAAATGTGAGTttggttgatatttttattatttacctTGCATCTGATGTCTTTCTTAGTCAGCAAGTTTTTCCCTTTGTAGTTAAAAATCACGTGTACTTTTTTGGTGCCAGGTCCACAGATATCAGGTCCTACAATCAGGCAAATCGATAAATACGTAAATTACACTTTAAATCAGTATGAAAGGATTAAACCTCCAAGGAAACTGTCTCTATGCGACTTTCTCGAGAAAAAATCCTTGCCAACAACTAACCGAACATAATGTGGTATGGAGTATCGCCATGAATGTTCTTCTGGTCCACTTTGCTGTCATAAACCTAAAGAGCAACGACGAAATGCGAAAAATCATTATAACGTATATGTACCCCCGATAACATACTGATCCCAGCACATTCAAGAACATGTTGCTGTTGGTTTCACCGGGTCCAGCTATAAATGGGCAGACAAAATAATAAATGCTCTctacaaaaacaataaacttcATTCTCCAtagggaaattaaaatttactttaaatatGTACCTTTACGTAACCACCACCACAGTCGATGTTCTGTTCATGTTTCACTTGAAACTGGATCACAAAGGTCTTGTCTTCGTTTGAAAAACTTTCCTCAAACTTGGCCGAAATACCGTAAAATTTAGCATCTTGGCTGGTTTGAAtacctgtaaaaaaaatcagatttgTGTAATATGGTGCCTTGTTTACAAGTTATAAGATTGCTATTTTACGTAATTTaaaagaatttctttaaatcAGCTTTGCAGCTGAACTATCCAAAAGAAGTCATCTTTGAGTCACGAACATGCACTACGACTGCAAGTGAGGGATGTGCAGATTTGTCATATACCTTTGTCTAAATCTGCATCACCGTAGAATTTTCCAGCAGTCCAAGTAAATTTTCCAGCGTCACTTCCTTTGAAAGTGGATTCCACCCATCTGTCCTGATAACTTTGGTCTGatggaaacaaaatttcagaatCGTTCAGGAATATTGTGTAGGAGCTACCTCCTGCAAAAGAAACGTAAACAACGGGAACCCACCTTCAAATTTCTCTACAAAATAGATTTTTGTCTCCTCTGCTAATACGCATGAGAATAGGGCTAGTACGAGTAAACAACCAAATgccatgatttttttaaaaaccagacTACAGAAAGTACAACTGAATCGATGACTTCAACTAAATTTCTAACTATGTCAAACGACCATGTGAACAAAACCGTTTTGGCCGGCCTTCTGCGTGGTGAgctgtgattggttaattttcACCATGTGGTACAAATTGTCCAACCAGAAAGCACCACACGTCTCGGCCTCCGTGACTAGATTTAGCTTCCGTGGAAGCGTCACAAGACGCGAATGTGCTTGGGGGACCGGGCAATTTGAAAGAGACAATAAGTAAAGATTatttgacaaggaaaaaatgttaaaatcttCATTGTAACTTTCGCGTAAATACTTGTGCGTTATGCACAATGAGGTTATGAGAAATTCAATGAAATGTTGTTGAAAGAGTATTTTGAGATAAAACTTTATCACCCTGAACACAGGGGGACTTTTGGCACATTTGCCTTATTTGTGTTTTGTATACGTGGAGGTTGAGgccattttgaatattttatacAAGAACAAAGACTCTAGACAACACTTTGACAAGTATCTTGATCACGGTGATCACTAATTGCGCGCGAGACATAATGTTTTCGAACCCAGGCTTCTCTGCGCCTCCCGAATGTGAATGTAAAAAGCGTTTCTCTGAACTTTGGTGCAAACGTTCTTGAGGAACACACCCAATCAAAGATTGACTAATCTCTTCACGGGATCGTCTTGAGGTGGTATTCATACATTACAACGAAGACGAGTTAATATAAAACGCGTCTTTTAAATTATTACAAGCAGCCATTGACAAACGGCTCACGTGTAACGGTAGGTGGGCCGAGGTTGTGTCTGGACGTGAGAGGCCATTCAGAGAAGCGCTGACTGGCACCggttaaaaacaaaggaaacaccATAATACATTCTACATGACAAAACTATCAC
This is a stretch of genomic DNA from Pocillopora verrucosa isolate sample1 chromosome 12, ASM3666991v2, whole genome shotgun sequence. It encodes these proteins:
- the LOC131774291 gene encoding calreticulin, with translation MAFGCLLVLALFSCVLAEETKIYFVEKFEDQSYQDRWVESTFKGSDAGKFTWTAGKFYGDADLDKGIQTSQDAKFYGISAKFEESFSNEDKTFVIQFQVKHEQNIDCGGGYVKVYDSKVDQKNIHGDTPYHIMFGPDICGPGTKKVHVIFNYKGKNLLTKKDIRCKDDEFTHLYTLIVKSDNTYEVRIDGEKVESGELEADWDFLPPKKIKDPEAKKPEDWDDKKKIDDPEDKKPEDWDKPQHIPDPDAKKPDDWDDEIDGEWEPPMIDNPDYKGEWKPKQIDNPNYKGEWIHPEIDNPEYQPDDKLYKYDDIGAIGFDLWQVKSGTIFDNILVTDSVEYAEQFAKETFEKTKEGEKKMKDEQDEKERKEREEEEKKRKEEEDKKKAEEEDEEDEEEEEEEEGKESEEVKEDETEEGKEETESEESATEDEEEETKAKDEL